TCTTTAACTTCTTCCAGAAGCAGGGGTACGAAGTACCCCATAATATAAAGACCCGTTTCAGTGAACACCTAGGAATTTCCAATTTGTTTGAGCAGTTTATTTACATAGCTAGGTGATATATTTAATAGTTTAGCAAGTTCCCTCTGAGAAGCCGTAGG
The sequence above is drawn from the Natranaerobius trueperi genome and encodes:
- a CDS encoding winged helix-turn-helix transcriptional regulator; the protein is PTASQRELAKLLNISPSYVNKLLKQIGNS